From the genome of Pseudomonas sp. TMP9, one region includes:
- a CDS encoding efflux RND transporter periplasmic adaptor subunit, with protein sequence MAQSTLNLWHFPLALAVVLLLSACGNAQNSAQQMPPAKVSVAEVIEQPITEWDEFTGRLQAPESVNIRPRVSGLIERVAFNEGSLVNKGDLLFQIDSRPFQAEVMRLEAQRQQASASYSRTQSEARRGERLRKSNAISAELADARASAAAEAKAAVAGIQAQLDNARLNLSFTRVTAPITGRVSRAEITEGNLVNAGQSHLTTLVSTDKVHAYFDADERVFLKYVELARQAGSQTRDASPVYLGLSNEEGHPHLGQLDFLDNQVNPQTGTIRGRAVFDNRDGRFTPGLYARLKLVGSGQYTAVLIKDEAVGTDLGKKFVLVLDQDNAVQYRAVELGPKLQGLRIVRSGLVKGEQIVVNGLQRAFPGVMVDPQRVAMADEQTLAELTQQRQIIAQHSRPKVADKNSPSSTAPRG encoded by the coding sequence CGAAGTGATCGAGCAACCGATAACCGAGTGGGATGAGTTTACCGGTCGTTTGCAAGCGCCAGAGTCAGTCAATATCCGCCCACGGGTCTCCGGCTTGATTGAACGCGTTGCCTTTAATGAAGGCAGCTTGGTGAATAAGGGTGACCTGCTGTTTCAGATTGACTCACGGCCCTTCCAAGCCGAGGTAATGCGCCTTGAGGCCCAGCGTCAACAAGCGAGCGCCAGTTATTCGCGCACCCAGAGTGAAGCCCGCCGCGGCGAGCGCTTACGCAAGAGTAACGCCATCTCCGCCGAGTTAGCCGATGCCCGTGCCAGTGCCGCCGCAGAAGCCAAAGCAGCGGTGGCCGGCATCCAAGCGCAACTTGACAATGCGCGCCTCAACCTCAGTTTTACCCGTGTTACCGCGCCCATTACCGGGCGCGTTAGCCGGGCAGAAATCACCGAAGGTAACCTGGTCAATGCCGGGCAAAGCCACCTCACCACCTTGGTGAGCACCGATAAGGTCCATGCCTATTTCGACGCTGATGAGCGCGTATTTCTTAAATACGTCGAGCTGGCGCGCCAAGCTGGCAGCCAAACCCGCGATGCCAGCCCCGTGTACTTGGGCCTTTCCAATGAAGAAGGCCACCCGCACTTGGGTCAGTTAGATTTTCTCGACAATCAGGTCAATCCGCAGACCGGCACTATCCGTGGCCGCGCCGTGTTCGATAACCGCGATGGGCGCTTCACCCCTGGCCTTTATGCACGCCTCAAGCTGGTGGGCAGCGGCCAATACACGGCCGTGCTGATCAAGGACGAAGCGGTGGGAACTGATCTGGGCAAAAAATTCGTGCTGGTCCTCGATCAGGATAACGCCGTGCAATACCGCGCTGTTGAGCTGGGGCCCAAGCTGCAAGGCTTGCGCATCGTGCGCAGCGGTTTGGTCAAGGGTGAGCAGATCGTGGTTAACGGCCTCCAACGCGCCTTCCCCGGCGTAATGGTTGACCCGCAACGCGTGGCCATGGCCGATGAGCAGACCTTGGCTGAATTGACCCAACAGCGCCAGATCATTGCGCAACATAGCCGTCCAAAGGTCGCCGATAAAAACAGCCCAAGCAGCACGGCGCCTCGCGGTTAA